A single genomic interval of uncultured Desulfobacter sp. harbors:
- a CDS encoding SpoIIE family protein phosphatase, producing the protein MTMVNKITESILLVDDQPANLQVLMNTLKSLGCKLLVAKNGETALTIAQKMRPNLILLDIMMPGINGFEVCRRLKADPDTQKIPVIFLSALDDTGDKVRGLQLGAVDYVAKPFQPEEVIARVNTHLTIHRLNREVQKQRDELEHELQVVSQLQCNLLPERLPQVHGVKLAVHYETSRYAGGDYYDFMTLPGDLLAILIADAEGHSAPAAVMMAMTCALFRSCSTDLNEPDKVLSFINKHLCKVNKESFVTAAYAVYDTVHRTLRIACAGHPLPILYRFSEKTAAEISCDNVTLMGLAPYTDVPVSEITLYPGDRILFYTDGATDRFNTSEERYGTNRLMQKFTNASDVPEVILKEIVDDILQFAGGSPADDDQAMIVFCVD; encoded by the coding sequence ATGACAATGGTAAACAAGATTACGGAATCTATTCTCCTGGTTGACGACCAACCTGCGAACCTTCAGGTGCTGATGAACACCCTGAAAAGTCTCGGCTGCAAGCTGCTTGTCGCCAAAAATGGCGAGACGGCCTTGACCATTGCCCAAAAAATGCGGCCGAATCTCATTTTGCTGGATATAATGATGCCGGGAATCAATGGATTTGAGGTGTGTCGACGGTTAAAGGCGGATCCGGACACCCAAAAAATACCGGTAATCTTTCTTTCCGCCCTTGATGATACCGGAGACAAGGTGCGCGGGCTTCAGCTCGGGGCTGTGGACTATGTCGCCAAACCCTTCCAGCCTGAGGAAGTCATTGCCCGCGTAAATACCCACCTGACGATCCATCGGCTCAATCGCGAGGTGCAAAAACAAAGGGATGAGTTGGAGCACGAGCTGCAGGTCGTCTCCCAACTTCAATGTAATCTTCTGCCGGAACGGCTGCCCCAGGTCCACGGGGTGAAACTGGCAGTGCATTATGAAACCAGCCGTTATGCCGGTGGTGACTACTATGATTTTATGACGCTGCCTGGGGATCTTCTGGCCATCCTGATCGCCGATGCGGAGGGCCACAGTGCGCCTGCCGCTGTCATGATGGCGATGACCTGCGCCCTGTTTCGTTCCTGTTCCACCGACCTGAATGAACCGGACAAAGTACTCTCCTTCATCAACAAACATTTATGCAAAGTGAACAAAGAAAGTTTTGTAACGGCAGCCTATGCCGTTTATGACACCGTCCACAGGACCCTCAGAATCGCCTGTGCCGGCCATCCGCTCCCCATCCTCTATCGGTTTTCGGAAAAAACGGCGGCTGAAATTTCCTGTGACAACGTAACGCTGATGGGATTAGCTCCTTATACCGATGTGCCGGTTTCCGAAATCACCCTTTATCCCGGGGATCGTATTCTGTTTTACACGGATGGGGCCACCGACCGGTTCAACACATCCGAAGAGCGTTACGGGACCAACCGCCTGATGCAGAAATTTACAAACGCCTCCGATGTCCCCGAAGTCATTCTTAAAGAAATTGTCGACGACATCTTGCAATTCGCAGGAGGCAGCCCGGCCGATGATGACCAGGCCATGATTGTTTTCTGTGTTGATTAG